In Zunongwangia profunda SM-A87, the following proteins share a genomic window:
- a CDS encoding SusD/RagB family nutrient-binding outer membrane lipoprotein, whose product MKNRIYILMLLIGVLVLQSCDEGFEELNVDPTKATEMNLGYKFPSAVLYASGQRYESWRANLIYSSTMIQHIANTETYWSGDKYLLNTAYAEAFWTAQYPQTVKSIEDMKYTLEQAGDSSSVDYAIVRTLRVFEYQKLTDLYGDVPYSEAGKAFINGDLRPAYDPQEDIYADMLNELEESVAIFETGGSSSLGSADILYGGDIEKWRKWANSLMLRLAMRMTKVDEAAAQEWAQKAIEGGVMESNADIAYVVHEEGNGIVQNGNGETFTADGTPRMSDTFIEFLQNDPRLTIYASLPATDADDNARSEEERMDPTAQRGLPNGLDISLLKDLTGESSTNDYSEPNRFYMTSEAAPMFFQTYAEVEFMMAEAAYRWGIAGGDAETHYNAGIRAAMKYLELYSPEATISDAEIDAYIAANPYNTANALEQINTQYWAATFLNEIESYSNWRRSGFPDLTPVNYPGNVTNGTIPRRLTYMTSEQSTNAENYNAAVQSQGPDLLTTRVWWDVEQ is encoded by the coding sequence ATGAAAAATAGAATATATATACTTATGTTACTGATTGGAGTATTAGTATTACAATCATGCGACGAGGGCTTTGAGGAGTTAAATGTAGATCCTACAAAGGCAACAGAGATGAATTTAGGTTATAAGTTTCCATCAGCAGTTCTTTACGCCTCTGGGCAACGATATGAATCATGGAGAGCAAACTTGATATACTCTTCAACCATGATACAGCATATAGCGAACACTGAAACGTACTGGAGTGGAGATAAATACTTATTAAACACAGCCTATGCGGAAGCTTTTTGGACGGCGCAATATCCACAAACAGTAAAGTCTATCGAGGATATGAAATATACCTTAGAACAAGCTGGAGATTCTAGCTCTGTAGATTATGCTATTGTAAGGACACTACGTGTTTTTGAATATCAGAAGCTGACAGATTTATATGGAGATGTTCCTTATTCTGAAGCAGGAAAAGCTTTTATAAATGGAGACTTAAGACCTGCTTATGATCCTCAGGAAGATATTTATGCAGATATGTTAAATGAGCTTGAGGAATCTGTAGCTATTTTTGAAACTGGAGGAAGCAGTTCTTTAGGTAGTGCAGATATTCTTTATGGAGGAGATATTGAAAAATGGAGAAAATGGGCAAATAGCTTAATGTTACGATTAGCTATGAGAATGACCAAAGTTGATGAGGCTGCTGCACAGGAGTGGGCTCAAAAAGCGATTGAAGGTGGGGTAATGGAATCTAATGCAGATATTGCCTATGTGGTGCACGAAGAGGGTAATGGAATAGTTCAAAATGGTAATGGAGAAACATTTACTGCAGATGGTACACCGAGAATGAGTGATACATTTATCGAATTCTTACAGAACGATCCGCGTTTAACAATATATGCTAGTTTACCGGCAACAGATGCAGATGATAATGCAAGGTCTGAGGAAGAACGAATGGATCCAACGGCACAAAGAGGTCTTCCTAATGGTTTGGATATTAGTTTGCTAAAAGACTTAACTGGTGAAAGTAGTACTAATGATTACTCCGAGCCAAATAGATTTTATATGACAAGTGAAGCGGCTCCGATGTTTTTCCAAACCTATGCGGAAGTTGAGTTTATGATGGCTGAAGCTGCCTATCGTTGGGGAATTGCCGGAGGAGATGCAGAGACTCATTATAATGCAGGTATCAGAGCTGCTATGAAATATTTAGAATTGTATTCGCCAGAAGCGACGATATCTGATGCAGAAATTGATGCATATATTGCCGCAAATCCTTACAATACTGCAAATGCTCTAGAACAAATTAATACACAATATTGGGCTGCTACTTTCTTAAATGAAATAGAATCTTATTCTAACTGGAGGAGAAGTGGATTCCCAGATTTAACTCCTGTTAATTATCCTGGAAACGTAACTAATGGAACTATTCCCAGAAGATTAACGTATATGACATCAGAACAGTCTACCAATGCAGAAAATTATAATGCAGCGGTACAATCTCAAGGTCCAGACCTTTTAACAACACGTGTTTGGTGGGATGTAGAACAATAA
- a CDS encoding SusC/RagA family TonB-linked outer membrane protein, with amino-acid sequence MVKRIIFSFLLVLGLTQFAIAQEQKVEGFITEAETGMPLPGVTVMEKGTSNGTSTDFDGNFSITVDSGATLVFSMVGYASQEVAVTSGEMNIEMQTDTEALDEVVVTALGIKRSEKALGYALTEVGGDELSDVKQINAINSLQGKVAGLNVSGAATGPAGTSNVLIRGISTLAGNNQPLYIVDGIPIDNSNLGSAGQYGGSDFGDGISSINPDDVESVSVLKGGAAAALYGSRASNGVILINTKSGKGQQGFGVQYTGSVLLETVMSDIYDFQKQYGQGLNGEAPQSAQEAISAGMQAWGGRLDGSNVVQFDGVERPYVSQGNNLDRFYRTAHTITNTVALTKSGEGYNFRFSATDLSNEDVTPNSGMNRKSFSLNGGVLLAEKLSLDVSGKYFLEDVKNRPRLSDSPGNASFTVVLSPPNINVEDYKPWFNEDGTENRISSSTYHQNPYWSAYEFSNNSLKNRFIGSSTIRFDVTDWFYALGRAGLDQYTARITGIEPFGTAYIPLGAMSENTYISKVVDADVMLGFNKSFEKFKTEVIVGANSNDRKFETTTLNGREFVIPGLEDINNVTNKNYDYKFEQNKINSLYFTAEFSYDDYLFLNVTGRKDWFSTLSLAGKSSSNSYFYPSVNSSFVFSDALDMPEWITFGKLRAGYSDIGGGAQNPYQLSLVYGIFDTYNGKGSSVPLGRISNDGLPNQELKPFSKKEYEVGLNLKMFNSRVGIDFAYYFNKTTDDIVPISLSNTSGYSSAVINIGELTNEGVELLLTGSPIKNENFSWNMSYNLGYNKNEVVQTDEDGNSLFPPNAQATNVSSGAIVGEPYGAIFGTSYIRDDQGRIQYDSNGTPTTGPRKVLGNGIAPWTMGLTNNFRYKNWNLSFLIDAKFGADIYSGTSAFANYYGASKNTLVGREDGIAVQGFDASGADFSTTIAPGNVDSYYKKLYEIAEEHIQNADFIKFREFSLGYSLPGDLLKRTFINSANISVVGRNLFFIKRETENIDPESSFNSTGARGLERFGLPTSRSYGLNLNVKF; translated from the coding sequence ATGGTTAAGAGAATTATTTTTTCGTTTTTGCTTGTACTGGGACTAACTCAATTTGCAATTGCACAGGAGCAAAAGGTGGAAGGTTTCATTACTGAAGCAGAGACAGGAATGCCTTTGCCGGGGGTTACAGTCATGGAAAAAGGTACGTCTAATGGGACATCTACAGATTTTGATGGAAATTTTTCTATTACAGTAGATAGTGGTGCCACTTTGGTTTTTTCCATGGTGGGGTATGCAAGTCAGGAGGTAGCTGTCACTTCTGGAGAAATGAATATTGAAATGCAAACAGATACCGAGGCCTTGGACGAGGTAGTTGTTACTGCATTAGGGATTAAACGTTCAGAAAAAGCCTTAGGTTACGCATTAACTGAAGTAGGAGGCGATGAATTATCAGATGTTAAGCAGATTAATGCGATTAATTCATTACAAGGTAAGGTAGCCGGTTTAAATGTAAGTGGTGCTGCTACGGGTCCAGCAGGAACAAGTAACGTATTGATACGAGGTATTTCTACTTTAGCTGGTAATAACCAACCTTTATATATAGTAGATGGTATCCCTATTGATAATAGCAACTTAGGTTCTGCAGGTCAATATGGAGGATCTGATTTTGGTGATGGTATTTCAAGTATCAATCCAGATGATGTTGAATCTGTTAGTGTTTTAAAAGGTGGTGCAGCAGCAGCACTTTACGGTTCTAGAGCATCAAATGGTGTAATCTTAATAAATACGAAATCAGGTAAAGGACAACAAGGATTTGGAGTACAGTATACCGGATCTGTTTTATTAGAAACTGTAATGTCTGATATTTATGATTTTCAAAAGCAATATGGACAAGGTCTGAATGGCGAAGCACCTCAAAGCGCTCAAGAAGCTATTTCTGCAGGAATGCAAGCTTGGGGTGGTCGATTGGATGGTTCCAATGTTGTACAATTTGATGGAGTTGAAAGACCTTATGTAAGCCAAGGAAATAATCTAGACAGGTTCTATAGAACTGCACATACCATTACAAACACTGTTGCTCTTACAAAATCTGGAGAAGGATATAACTTTAGATTTTCTGCGACAGATTTAAGTAATGAAGATGTGACTCCAAATTCTGGGATGAATAGAAAGTCATTTTCTCTTAATGGAGGTGTTTTACTAGCTGAAAAACTAAGCCTTGATGTAAGTGGTAAATATTTCCTAGAAGATGTAAAAAATAGACCTAGACTTTCAGATTCTCCAGGTAATGCCAGTTTTACTGTAGTACTTTCCCCTCCCAATATCAATGTAGAGGATTACAAACCTTGGTTTAATGAGGACGGAACAGAGAACCGAATTTCTAGTAGCACCTATCATCAAAACCCTTACTGGTCAGCTTATGAGTTCAGTAATAATAGTTTAAAAAACAGGTTTATTGGTTCTTCTACTATTAGATTTGATGTTACCGATTGGTTTTATGCCTTAGGTAGAGCTGGGTTAGACCAATATACAGCCAGAATTACTGGAATAGAGCCTTTTGGTACGGCTTATATTCCTCTTGGAGCAATGAGTGAGAATACCTATATCTCGAAGGTTGTAGATGCAGATGTAATGCTCGGATTTAATAAATCTTTTGAAAAGTTTAAAACTGAAGTTATTGTTGGAGCAAATAGTAATGATAGAAAATTTGAAACAACAACATTAAATGGTAGAGAGTTTGTTATACCTGGTTTGGAAGATATTAACAATGTCACCAATAAGAATTATGATTATAAATTTGAGCAAAATAAGATCAATTCACTGTATTTCACAGCTGAGTTTTCTTATGATGATTATTTATTTTTAAACGTAACTGGTAGAAAAGACTGGTTCTCTACATTGTCACTTGCAGGAAAATCTAGCTCTAACAGTTATTTCTATCCTTCTGTAAATTCTAGTTTTGTTTTTAGCGATGCACTTGATATGCCAGAATGGATAACTTTTGGGAAGTTGAGAGCAGGTTATTCCGATATCGGAGGTGGAGCTCAAAATCCATATCAACTTTCTTTAGTATATGGTATTTTTGATACTTATAATGGCAAAGGATCTTCGGTTCCTTTAGGAAGAATAAGTAATGATGGATTACCAAACCAAGAACTTAAGCCATTTTCCAAAAAAGAATATGAAGTGGGTCTTAATTTGAAGATGTTTAATAGTAGAGTAGGTATTGATTTTGCTTATTATTTTAATAAAACTACAGATGATATAGTTCCCATAAGTCTTTCTAATACTTCTGGTTACAGTTCTGCAGTTATAAATATTGGGGAGTTAACTAACGAAGGTGTAGAACTACTATTAACAGGCTCTCCAATTAAAAATGAAAACTTTAGTTGGAATATGTCTTATAATTTAGGATACAATAAGAATGAAGTCGTACAAACTGATGAGGATGGGAATTCATTGTTTCCACCTAATGCTCAGGCAACAAATGTTTCTTCGGGAGCGATTGTAGGGGAACCTTATGGAGCTATTTTTGGTACATCTTATATTAGAGATGATCAAGGAAGAATCCAATATGATAGTAATGGTACTCCAACAACGGGTCCAAGAAAAGTGCTTGGTAACGGTATAGCGCCATGGACTATGGGGTTAACCAATAATTTTAGGTATAAGAACTGGAATTTATCATTCCTTATTGATGCGAAGTTTGGAGCAGATATTTATTCTGGAACAAGCGCATTTGCTAACTACTATGGTGCTAGTAAAAATACACTTGTTGGTAGAGAAGATGGTATCGCTGTTCAAGGATTTGATGCATCAGGAGCAGATTTTTCAACTACTATTGCTCCCGGTAATGTAGACTCTTACTACAAAAAACTTTATGAAATCGCTGAAGAACATATTCAGAATGCAGATTTTATTAAGTTTAGAGAGTTTAGTTTAGGTTATAGTTTACCAGGAGATTTGTTAAAACGTACCTTTATAAATAGCGCTAATATTTCTGTAGTAGGAAGAAACTTATTCTTCATCAAAAGAGAAACAGAAAATATAGATCCAGAATCATCTTTTAATAGTACAGGAGCAAGAGGTTTAGAAAGGTTTGGCTTGCCAACTAGTAGAAGTTATGGTCTTAATCTAAACGTTAAATTTTAA
- a CDS encoding glycoside hydrolase family 3 N-terminal domain-containing protein produces the protein MKKFCLGFLLISNFLSAQDLKNAPYKNSELSIKERVENLISLMTLEEKIGQLTTPLGWKMYNKEAGSKASLSELYKEEIKNRHIGGLWGLLRADPWTQKTLETGLHPKEAAKITNAIQKYAIENSRLGIPLLLEEEAMHGHMAVGTTVFPTAIGQASTWNPDLIKKMAHVIAKEIRAQGSNTAYGPIIDIAREPRWSRVEETFGEDPYLIAEMGKSMVTGFQGSHESDLKSNEHVAATLKHFAAYGVSEGGHNGAAVHIGQRDLFQNYMYPVKEAVDNGVMSVMTAYSSIDGVPSTAHKNLLTNILKEKWGFKGFVISDLASIEGLLGDHHIVDTEEDAAAMAMNAGVDVDLGGNGYDDALIDAVNAGKVAEERIDEAVRRILTVKFKLGLFENPYANEKQAEKIVRNSEHIELAREVARQSITMLKNEDNILPLNKELQNIAVIGSNADMQYNQLGDYTAPQSEENIITVLEGIQHKMPNANIEYVKGTAVRDTTQTNIPAAVEAAKNAEVAIVVLGGSSARDFKTEYLETGAATISSKEDQVLSDMESGEGYDRSTLNLMGKQLELLQAVVATGTPTVLVLIKGRPLLLNWPAENVPVILDAWYPGQEGGSAIADVIFGDFNPAGRLPVSVPKSLGQIPVYYNYWFPNRRDYVETDAKPLYPFGYGLSYSEFKYSDLKVATSGKGRNTKIEISLKISNTSKVDGDEVIQLYIRDMVSTVLSPVKQLRAFERVSIKAGETKTVQFELLPKELSLFDTEMKQKVQAGEFKLMIGASSEDIRLETTFKIPETIILSK, from the coding sequence ATGAAAAAGTTTTGCCTTGGTTTTTTACTGATTTCAAATTTCCTGAGTGCTCAGGATCTTAAAAATGCGCCTTACAAAAACAGTGAACTTAGCATAAAGGAGAGAGTAGAAAACTTGATTTCTTTAATGACGCTTGAAGAAAAAATTGGTCAGCTAACCACGCCCCTTGGTTGGAAAATGTATAATAAAGAAGCAGGAAGTAAGGCGAGCTTAAGTGAACTTTATAAAGAAGAAATCAAAAACAGGCATATTGGTGGTTTATGGGGATTGTTAAGAGCCGATCCCTGGACACAAAAAACTTTAGAAACCGGTTTACATCCAAAAGAAGCAGCAAAGATTACCAATGCAATACAAAAATACGCTATTGAAAATAGTCGTTTAGGAATTCCATTATTATTAGAAGAAGAGGCGATGCATGGGCATATGGCAGTAGGGACTACGGTATTTCCAACTGCGATAGGTCAGGCGAGTACCTGGAACCCCGATTTGATCAAAAAAATGGCTCACGTTATAGCCAAGGAAATTAGGGCACAGGGAAGTAATACGGCTTATGGGCCAATTATCGATATTGCCAGAGAACCCAGATGGTCGCGAGTAGAAGAAACTTTTGGAGAAGATCCTTACCTGATTGCTGAAATGGGAAAGTCTATGGTAACAGGATTCCAGGGGAGCCACGAAAGTGATTTAAAGTCTAATGAGCATGTTGCTGCTACTTTAAAACATTTTGCGGCTTATGGAGTTTCAGAAGGCGGACATAATGGGGCTGCAGTACACATAGGGCAACGTGATCTATTTCAAAATTATATGTATCCGGTAAAAGAAGCCGTGGATAATGGAGTGATGTCGGTAATGACAGCTTATAGCTCGATTGATGGTGTTCCCAGTACGGCTCATAAAAATTTATTGACAAATATTCTTAAGGAAAAATGGGGATTTAAAGGTTTTGTGATTTCAGATTTGGCAAGTATTGAAGGGCTTTTAGGAGATCATCATATTGTAGATACTGAAGAAGATGCCGCAGCTATGGCGATGAATGCCGGTGTAGATGTGGATTTGGGAGGAAATGGTTATGATGATGCCTTGATTGATGCCGTGAATGCCGGAAAAGTTGCTGAAGAACGAATCGATGAAGCTGTAAGACGAATTCTTACTGTGAAATTCAAATTAGGGCTTTTTGAAAATCCTTATGCCAATGAAAAACAGGCTGAAAAAATTGTTAGAAATTCAGAACATATAGAGCTGGCTAGAGAAGTTGCTCGCCAATCAATTACAATGCTTAAGAATGAAGACAATATACTTCCATTAAATAAAGAATTACAAAACATTGCGGTAATTGGGTCTAATGCAGATATGCAATATAATCAGTTAGGAGATTACACCGCTCCGCAGTCCGAAGAAAATATAATCACCGTGCTAGAAGGTATTCAGCATAAAATGCCGAATGCCAATATCGAATACGTAAAAGGAACTGCCGTTCGCGACACTACCCAAACTAATATTCCGGCTGCAGTAGAAGCTGCAAAAAATGCAGAGGTGGCTATTGTGGTTTTAGGAGGTTCGAGCGCAAGAGATTTTAAAACCGAATATTTAGAAACAGGAGCGGCTACCATTTCCTCCAAAGAAGATCAGGTGTTAAGTGATATGGAAAGCGGCGAAGGATATGATCGTTCTACCCTTAACTTAATGGGGAAACAGTTAGAGTTGCTTCAGGCAGTTGTAGCAACTGGTACGCCAACCGTTTTAGTTTTGATAAAAGGTCGCCCATTATTACTTAACTGGCCAGCAGAAAATGTTCCTGTAATTTTGGACGCCTGGTATCCAGGTCAGGAAGGAGGTAGTGCTATTGCCGATGTAATTTTCGGTGATTTTAACCCGGCAGGCAGATTACCCGTTTCAGTACCAAAGTCTTTAGGACAAATTCCGGTGTATTATAATTACTGGTTTCCAAATAGAAGAGATTATGTAGAGACCGATGCTAAACCATTATATCCATTTGGGTATGGTTTAAGCTATTCAGAATTTAAGTATTCAGATTTAAAAGTGGCAACTTCCGGGAAAGGGAGAAATACTAAAATAGAAATCAGTTTAAAAATATCTAATACAAGTAAAGTCGATGGTGATGAAGTCATTCAGCTTTACATTCGTGATATGGTGAGTACTGTACTTAGCCCGGTAAAACAGCTACGTGCATTTGAACGTGTTTCCATAAAAGCAGGAGAAACAAAAACTGTTCAATTCGAATTACTTCCGAAGGAATTATCACTATTTGATACTGAAATGAAGCAAAAAGTGCAGGCAGGAGAATTTAAGTTGATGATCGGTGCTTCGTCTGAAGATATTCGACTGGAAACTACTTTTAAAATTCCGGAAACAATTATACTTTCTAAATAA
- a CDS encoding prolyl oligopeptidase family serine peptidase produces the protein MTFFRNLFFACLVITTTKNFSQQREGNIVEYFGKEKVNDVSEGEVIHLFNEGLLLKTQGIPFSNASVEYDPVFADFLSGISSIDIYEGKEVYDSFQEKPVKWEKITIAENGEFNDPFLRRNGYLYLEYTSEEEKTVLFEASGHTNALINGLPHEGDHYDFGWNLIPITLKKGKNTFLLSGGRFPKIRARILKTYKPVEFTVRDLTLPDLISEEQKTLWGAIRIINTEDDFFTSASIEVKLKGMSEVVKIASIAPTYVRKIPFLIPNPSVLKEGETVTATLYLKDKNNVVIDTTSISLDVKSKYNHHKNTFLSNIDHSVQYYSVAPSLTRDKDNQAMFLSVHGASVEAVNQANAYKQKDWGHIVAPTNRRPFGFAWEDWGRLDALEVLEEASNLYKSDSQHTYLTGHSMGGHGTWYLGATYPDKFAAIAPAAGYPDLLDYRHSFTRSLNDEQVQQRFGMSLTDFKQKITPKFNNTTEEQLNNIIKRAGNTSRTLELKENYLHFGVYILHGDSDNVVPTFLARDMRERLGKYHNDFAYYEYPGGEHWFGDESVDWPPIFYFFNRREIKKDSEINSINFTTASPGVSKGSHFVSILQQEHPFELSNFKFQRTSKGFKIATSNIEVLSIDLKAMAQDTLSEVYIDGDAIALASLDKVYLSKATNKWQITGKPDAFQKSPLRYGGFKDAFRNNMVFVYASKGSDEENEWYYNRAKFDAEKFWYRANGNVELVKDSDFKLNDFKDQNIILYGNSSNNTAWKKLLKNSPIQVSKNKIELGTQTLRGSNYGTYFIYPKEGNSNTSIGVISATGIEGMHAAYANDYLENGTFYPDVMVFNEKMPKQGLSAVKFSGFFGNDWSIEDGEFIWKE, from the coding sequence ATGACCTTTTTTAGAAATCTATTTTTTGCATGTCTGGTTATTACAACAACCAAAAATTTTTCTCAACAGCGAGAAGGAAATATTGTAGAATATTTTGGAAAGGAAAAAGTAAATGATGTTAGTGAGGGAGAGGTGATTCATTTATTTAACGAGGGATTACTATTAAAGACACAAGGGATACCTTTTAGTAATGCTTCAGTAGAATATGATCCTGTATTCGCAGATTTTTTAAGTGGGATTTCCAGTATTGATATTTATGAAGGAAAAGAAGTTTATGATAGCTTCCAGGAAAAACCTGTAAAGTGGGAAAAAATAACTATTGCTGAAAATGGTGAATTTAATGATCCTTTTTTAAGGCGTAATGGTTATTTATATCTGGAGTATACTTCAGAAGAAGAGAAAACAGTTCTTTTTGAAGCTTCCGGACATACAAATGCTCTTATAAACGGATTGCCCCATGAAGGCGATCATTACGATTTTGGTTGGAATTTGATTCCAATAACATTAAAGAAAGGCAAAAATACATTTTTGCTTTCAGGAGGAAGGTTTCCAAAAATCAGAGCTCGCATATTAAAAACCTATAAGCCGGTAGAATTTACGGTAAGGGATCTCACCTTACCAGATTTAATTTCAGAAGAACAAAAAACGCTTTGGGGAGCGATAAGAATTATTAATACTGAAGATGATTTCTTTACTTCGGCTTCGATTGAAGTAAAGCTAAAAGGAATGTCGGAAGTGGTAAAAATAGCATCTATAGCCCCAACGTATGTCAGGAAAATACCTTTTCTTATTCCAAATCCATCAGTTTTAAAAGAAGGAGAAACAGTTACGGCTACTCTTTATTTAAAAGACAAAAACAATGTTGTAATTGATACAACAAGCATTAGTTTAGATGTAAAGTCAAAATACAATCATCATAAAAATACATTTTTAAGCAATATAGATCACAGCGTTCAGTACTATAGCGTGGCACCATCTTTAACGAGAGATAAAGATAATCAAGCCATGTTCTTGTCTGTTCATGGGGCATCTGTAGAAGCCGTAAATCAGGCTAATGCATATAAACAAAAAGACTGGGGGCATATTGTTGCGCCTACCAATCGCAGACCCTTTGGTTTTGCCTGGGAAGATTGGGGCAGATTAGATGCCTTAGAAGTTTTAGAAGAAGCTTCAAATCTCTATAAATCAGATTCGCAACATACCTATTTAACGGGACATTCAATGGGAGGTCATGGTACATGGTATCTTGGAGCTACTTATCCCGACAAGTTTGCAGCCATTGCACCTGCGGCAGGTTATCCAGATTTATTGGACTATAGACATAGTTTTACGAGAAGTTTAAATGATGAGCAAGTTCAACAAAGATTTGGTATGAGCTTGACCGATTTCAAACAAAAAATAACTCCAAAATTTAATAATACTACCGAAGAGCAGCTAAACAATATCATTAAACGCGCCGGTAATACAAGTAGAACCTTAGAGCTAAAAGAAAATTACCTGCATTTTGGGGTTTATATTTTACATGGTGATTCTGATAATGTAGTGCCTACTTTTTTAGCACGCGATATGCGGGAGAGGTTAGGGAAGTATCATAATGACTTTGCCTATTACGAATACCCTGGAGGAGAACACTGGTTTGGAGACGAAAGTGTAGACTGGCCTCCTATCTTTTATTTCTTCAATAGAAGAGAAATAAAAAAAGACAGTGAAATCAACTCTATCAATTTTACTACCGCTTCACCTGGAGTTTCTAAAGGTTCTCATTTTGTAAGTATTCTTCAACAAGAACATCCTTTCGAGCTTAGTAATTTTAAGTTTCAACGAACTTCAAAGGGATTTAAAATAGCGACTTCAAATATAGAAGTGCTTTCTATAGATTTAAAAGCAATGGCACAGGATACTTTATCTGAAGTTTATATAGATGGAGATGCAATCGCTTTAGCTTCGCTAGATAAGGTTTACCTCTCAAAAGCTACTAACAAATGGCAAATTACAGGAAAGCCAGATGCATTTCAAAAAAGTCCCCTTCGATACGGAGGTTTCAAAGATGCATTTAGAAATAACATGGTTTTTGTATATGCGAGTAAAGGAAGCGACGAAGAAAATGAATGGTATTATAACCGTGCTAAGTTTGATGCAGAGAAATTTTGGTATCGGGCAAATGGGAATGTTGAATTAGTAAAGGATTCTGATTTTAAATTAAATGATTTTAAAGATCAAAATATTATTCTTTATGGGAATAGTTCTAATAATACTGCCTGGAAAAAATTGCTAAAAAATTCACCAATTCAGGTTTCTAAGAATAAGATAGAATTGGGTACTCAAACATTAAGGGGATCCAATTATGGAACTTACTTTATTTATCCAAAAGAAGGGAATTCTAACACAAGTATTGGAGTTATAAGTGCAACGGGAATAGAAGGTATGCATGCTGCTTATGCTAATGATTATCTGGAAAACGGAACTTTTTATCCTGATGTTATGGTATTTAACGAAAAAATGCCAAAACAAGGGCTCTCTGCTGTGAAATTTTCCGGCTTTTTTGGTAATGACTGGTCTATAGAAGACGGAGAATTTATCTGGAAAGAATAG